One Brassica oleracea var. oleracea cultivar TO1000 chromosome C7, BOL, whole genome shotgun sequence genomic window carries:
- the LOC106302354 gene encoding uncharacterized protein LOC106302354 — protein MLSRLRQCLLNFFISLFSMFTNVFYFEYLQMIFQLHAVYGEWLLRDFRWDFVVDDLKGGRLFLLNEDSTYAELVAMAQEDYNLDMRTVSVEISYSLPAEMMMAPGSLPIHVTSDRQVRNLLEILKTHRVCLCVSSRSKVETVSEKRDIDEAGEWEKDVGDNDEAGEWEEDGEEENGEEDADNSIVGETDQNGGDYSLYGKVPDEDEEDDDNICFEEIQKTYAKTNAIEGGKSNGTSIYVNQSFVSKGALLSELRLAAVRGKFSFRLYKSTKTLVVATCPVSYCGWKVRASVKHGTNTFWVTKYVEKHLCSAGDRIAQRRHCTPKYVGSLFIDRVGIIDGITPQHITDAMRNMFGMALDYTTSYRALLYAQRLVRGSAEEGYSRLASYLEQISIANPDSITAIELDSMKRFKYLFLSFGASIKGFKYQRRVIVVDGTHLSGKYGGTMLVAAAQDGNFQIFPLAFGIVDEEDIPSWEWFFTKLASCISHDKPLVIVSDRHKAIKSACDKVFPWATRGICYYHLQDNIVKKFKGKHLMYLVKGAAYAHTVYDFDRYMAEIRSANPELATYLEKADVRLWSRVYCKGNRFNIKTSNIAESINSALKRARGFPITFLLEFIRQKLGKWYWKRRQDALSLTTEHSRGVEYLLAVREEIADTMTVEPIDGWHLFVRSKLMEDHAEATLADGP, from the exons ATGCTAAGTCGTCTGCGGCAATGTTTATTGAACTTCTTCATTTCCCTTTTCTCTATGTTTACTAATGTGTTTTATTTTGAATATTTGCAGATGATTTTTCAGTTACATGCAGTGTATGGAGAATGGTTGTTGAGAGATTTCCGTTGGGATTTTGTGGTTGATGATCTCAAAGGAGGAAGATTGTTTTTATTGAATGAAGATTCAACATATGCTGAACTTGTTGCAATGGCTCAAGAAGATTATAACCTGGACATGAGAACAGTGAGTGTGGAGATTAGCTACTCATTACCAGCAGAAATGATGATGGCTCCAGGCAGTCTTCCCATTCATGTTACAAGTGATAGACAAGTTCGAAACTTGCTGGAGATACTCAAAACCCATAGAGTATGTCTTTGTGTATCAAGCCGCAGCAAGGTCGAAACGGTTTCAGAGAAAAGGGATATTGATGAAGCTGGTGAATGGGAAAAAGATGTTGGTGATAATGATGAAGCTG GTGAATGGGAAGAAGATGGGGAGGAGGAAAATGGGGAGGAGGATGCTGATAATTCTATTGTTGGTGAAACGGATCAGAATGGTGGGGATTACAGTCTTTATGGAAAGGTTCCAGATGAGGACGAGGAAGATGATGATAATATTTGTTTTGAAGAAATCCAAAAGACATATGCTAAGACAAATGCTATTGAAGGAGGAAAATCGAATGGTACCAGTATCTATGTCAACCAGAGTTTTGTTAGCAAGGGTGCTCTGCTTTCAGAGCTGCGGTTGGCAGCAGTGAGGGGTAAGTTTTCTTTCAGATTATACAAATCAACGAAAACTCTCGTTGTGGCAACATGTCCGGTTAGCTATTGTGGATGGAAGGTCAGAGCGAGTGTCAAACATGGGACAAACACGTTTTGGGTAACAAAGTATGTGGAAAAACATTTATGCTCAGCGGGAGACCGAATCGCTCAGCGGAGACACTGTACTCCGAAGTATGTAGGTAGTCTTTTCATTGATCGTGTTGGAATCATTGATGGGATAACTCCGCAGCATATCACTGATGCAATGAGGAACATGTTTGGCATGGCGCTTGATTACACCACTTCATACAGAGCACTGTTATATGCACAAAGATTGGTGAGAGGATCAGCAGAAGAAGGGTATTCGCGTCTGGCATCATATCTCGAGCAAATCTCCATTGCAAATCCTGATTCTATCACGGCGATAGAACTTGATTCTATGAAAAGATTTAAGTATCTATTTCTCTCTTTTGGAGCTTCTATCAAAGGTTTTAAGTATCAGAGAAGGGTCATTGTGGTGGATGGAACTCACCTAAGTGGAAAGTATGGAGGAACTATGTTAGTTGCAGCCGCACAAGATGGCAATTTTCAGATATTCCCATTGGCTTTTGGGATCGTGGATGAGGAAGATATACCTTCTTGGGAATGGTTTTTCACAAAATTGGCTAGTTGTATATCTCATGACAAGCCTCTGGTGATAGTCTCCGACCGGCACAAGGCCATTAAAAGTGCGTGTGATAAGGTGTTTCCTTGGGCAACCCGAGGAATATGTTATTATCACCTTCAAGATAACATTGTCAAAAAGTTTAAAGGGAAACATCTCATGTACTTGGTGAAAGGGGCTGCTTATGCTCACACGGTTTACGATTTTGACCGGTACATGGCTGAGATACGGAGTGCAAACCCGGAACTTGCAACGTATTTGGAGAAAGCCGACGTCAGGCTATGGTCAAGGGTTTATTGTAAGGGGAACAGGTTCAACATAAAAACAAGCAACATTGCTGAATCTATTAATTCCGCACTGAAGCGAGCAAGAGGATTTCCGATTACGTTCCTGCTGGAGTTCATAAGGCAGAAGTTAGGAAAATGGTATTGGAAAAGGAGACAAGATGCTTTGAGTCTCACAACTGAACATAGCCGGGGTGTTGAATACTTGCTTGCTGTTCGAGAAGAGATAGCGGATACGATGACGGTCGAACCAATTGATGGATGGCATTTATTTGTCAGAAGCAAACTTATGGAGGATCATGCGGAAGCCACTCTGGCAGACGGTCCCTAG
- the LOC106302355 gene encoding uncharacterized abhydrolase domain-containing protein DDB_G0269086-like, with protein MAVEKFGLHLKTILKAKHIEAIYELWGSIMPSKLNFLKTAKLAKLRRPGYCGAYMSHFEDDSLSFPLPRFLLEALVELKMSFTQMAPNFFRYFLASWVRAQEEGLEFGLRELKQLFAIKRNNGFPGTMILAPRSGRVIIEGIPNKDDRWREKFFVFKVNPTSVGDFDFERIPREWSDDIEPFGPAPMTPELRGLMDTLRRGSPRWLAFTHDRIRTAYALPHRRVSILNPSRVVLFLGNKEKEVLLDRPDESSEVGSLERAEKVQRGPVLRSRLQAQSPGLLARPVSIAIPAGGTRKALDNSASSAGDRALNDEVDSLTHRRRRRVLEEINTVTSGSSSSGLPPLLRVSGECTSRINPGLRFSNVPEASSWAFSYDNEILILENPDSLAAIWRKIRAEGCELPSLERMRERDAYVRMVVSNAKAMEASNEYAALMEGRLANFPSKEEIAGHLLTIQQLRGELEVAREADRQREAEIEESKRKLAAAEAEKVAIQSDLNSMKEKHRREIEGRDRQARKERHLARLALAREYDGVLAVVKNKLEQKKKETAAEIRLQQVRARIEALTEYNEGGFELEVELERLKDLDISLEVDYGLALVSDPSLSRLDLPEISGDSVS; from the exons ATGGCAGTCGAGAAATTTGGTCTCCACCTCAAGACAATTCTCAAGGCGAAACACATCGAGGCTATCTACGAACTCTGGGGGTCGATTATGCCGTCGAAATTGAACTTCCTGAAGACGGCGAAACTCGCGAAACTCCGGAGACCGGGGTACTGTGGAGCCTATATGTCGCATTTCGAGGACGACAGCTTATCATTTCCTCTTCCTCGTTTTCTTCTTGAGGCGTTGGTGGAGCTTAAGATGTCGTTTACCCAAATGGCGCCTAACTTTTTTCGCTATTTCTTGGCCTCCTGGGTCCGAGCTCAGGAGGAAGGTCTTGAGTTCGGCCTCAGGGAGTTGAAGCAATTGTTCGCTATAAAGCGGAACAATGGCTTTCCTGGCACGATGATTCTTGCTCCTCGCTCTGGTCGTGTTATTATTGAAGGCATTCCCAATAAAGATGATCGATGGAGAGAAAAGTTCTTTGTTTTTAAGGTTAACCCGACGTCGGTCGGGGATTTTGATTTTGAGAGGATCCCTAGGGAATGGTCCGACGACATTG AGCCCTTCGGCCCTGCGCCCATGACTCCCGAGCTTCGTGGGTTAATGGATACTTTGCGACGTGGTAGTCCTCGATGGCTCGCTTTTACTCATGACCGAATTCGAACTGCTTATGCTCTCCCACACCGCCGGGT CTCGATTCTAAATCCTTCGAGGGTCGTTTTGTTTTTAGGGAATAAGGAGAAGGAGGTGTTGCTCGATCGTCCTGATGAGTCTTCTGAGGTCGGGTCGTTAGAGCGAGCTGAAAAAGTTCAGCGCGGGCCGGTTCTTAGATCGAGGTTGCAGGCTCAGTCTCCTGGCCTTCTGGCTAGGCCGGTGTCGATTGCTATCCCTGCCGGCGGGACTCGTAAGGCATTGGATAACTCGGCGAGTTCTGCTGGCGATCGAGCTCTTAACGACGAGGTCGATTCATTGACTCACCGACGTCGACGTCGGGTCTTGGAGGAGATTAACACTGTGACTTCGGGGTCATCGAGCTCGGGACTTCCTCCACTGTTACGCGTTTCTGGTGAATGTACTTCGCGGATTAACCCTGGCCTCCGTTTTTCGAACGTGCCCGAAGCCTCTTCGTGGGCGTTTTCATATGATAACGAGATTCTTATCCTTGAGAACCCCGATTCCCTCGCTGCGATCTGGCGTAAGATCAGAGCGGAAGGATGCGAGCTCCCTTCTCTGGAGCGTATGCGAGAGCGTGATGCCTATGTTCGGATGGTAGTTTCGAATGCCAAG GCTATGGAGGCGAGCAACGAATACGCCGCTTTAATGGAGGGGCGATTGGCTAATTTTCCAAGTAAGGAGGAGATCGCGGGTCATCTTCTCACGATCCAACAGCTTCGAGGTGAGTTGGAGGTTGCTCGGGAGGCGGACAGGCAGCGGGAAGCGGAGATTGAGGAGTCGAAGAGGAAGTTGGCTGCTGCTGAGGCAGAGAAGGTCGCTATTCAAAGCGATCTTAACTCGATGAAGGAGAAGCATAGGCGAGAGATCGAAGGTCGAGATAGGCAAGCTCGCAAAGAGCGCCACCTTGCTCGTCTCGCTCTTGCTCGAGAATATGATGGGGTTCTGGCTGTAGTGAAGAACAAGTTGGAGCAGAAGAAAAAGGAAACGGCTGCGGAAATTCGTTTGCAACAGGTGCGAGCTCGTATTGAGGCTTTGACTGAGTATAATGAGGGTGGCTTCGAGCTCGAGGTGGAGTTGGAGCGTCTTAAAGACCTGGATATTTCGCTCGAAGTTGATTACGGTCTTGCTTTGGTGTCGGACCCTTCTCTTAGTCGCCTCGATCTTCCTGAGATTTCTGGAGATTCGGTCAGTTAG